The Campylobacter concisus genome segment CAGTCACACTTAGTGGCGGCGAGGCGCAGCGCGTAAAGCTAGCAAAGGAGCTTAGCAGAAGCGACACTGGAAATACGCTTTATATCCTTGATGAGCCAACAACAGGGCTTCATTTTGCTGACGTAGATAGGCTAGTAAAGGTGCTAAATCACCTAGTTGATCTTGGAAATTCTGTCTTTGTGATCGAGCATAACATGGATGTCATCAAAAACTGCGACTATATCGTAGATATGGGGCCAGAGGGCGGCGCAAAAGGTGGTAAAGTGATAGCGTGCGGCAATGTCAAAGAGGTAGCTAAAAACTACAAAAAAACTGGCAGCTACACTGGAGAATTTCTTGCACAAGAGCTTGAGGAAATGAAGAAAAAGTAGAAATTTAACTCAACCGTTTCTTTATAAAATTTGAAACGGTTGATATACACTGTGGTATTAACTAATTTTTGATGTTGCTTTCTTATCTATGGCGCTTAAAGCTAGGGCCCAAAATAGTAGCATTAAAAGTGCATTTTCATGATGAAATGTTGTATTTGCAAGTGAAATTATATTATTAGCCATAAGCATTAAAAGTGCAAGAAAAACTATGCTATTTTGTCTAAAATTTTTAATGAATTTTATAAAGAGTAATAGTTGAAATACCAAATATGCAAGCAAGGCAACGACGCCCTTTTCTGTTAAAAATGTTAAAAAGGTATTGTGTGCGTGACTAACATGAACTTCAACATTGCCTGGAAAATATTTTGTTATATCAATGATCTTAAACTCACCAGAACCTATCCCAAATAAAGGGTGTTCCAACCACGTATAAAACGCGCTAGCAAAGATCGGATATCTAGTCTCTGATCCAGTTACCCCCTTTGTTATTTGACTATACAATCTTTCATCTTGAGTGATATTTGTTGATATATATATATAAGAAATAGCTATTACACTAAAGAAAATTATCAAGCCTAATAAAAATTTTATTTTTATCTGTTTATTTAAAATTTCAAAAAGTAAGTAAGTAAAAATAATGATTGGCAAAAGATACATTGCAGCTCTAGAGCCAGCTATCATTATACCAAGGACACAAATTCCGGCAATGCTTATGCCTATATACTTTTCAAAAATTTCTTTGCTATTTATCGAAACTAATGCTACACAAAAAACTAGTAGCATAAAAATGGCACTATGATTTACGTGTCCTATTGATTTAAGCTCAAAAAGCGCTAAAGGATTATTTGAAGTGAATTTTTCTATACAAGCAGGGATAAACGCGGCAATGAAACCGGCAAATAAGGCAAAAAATAAAAATTTAAAATTTATTTTTTCTACACCGACACTTCTGGCCACAAAGAAAAATAGCATACACCTTAGCGGATCAAGCGCTCTTGATGCAGAAACTCCATTTACCAAGCAGCTTATAAAAGTAGCCAAAACAAAGATAAAGAGTGAGATATTTATGAGATCAAATTTAAATTGCCTTTTTTCTTTGACACAAATATAAATTCCAGCCAAGACGAAAAGTGTAAGTGAAATTTGCTTTAAGCCCTCAGTTACTGGTAGTGTAAATAAGACAATAACTAAAAAAAGATTGTAGAGCTTAGACACGATGTCGTTTTTCATGCAGATCCTTTAAATTTTAAGTGGACATTTTATCATTGCTGAACTAAAAATAATATACAATTAAACAAAAATTAAAAGGAAGTATCGTGTCTGATGTGAAAATAAGCTTTGTAGTGCCTGTTTTTAACAAAAAAGAGCACATTAGGGATTGTTTAAATTCGCTTATATCTCAAGACATGGATGATATTGAGATTATAGTTATTAATGATGGAAGTACTGACAATACGCTAGAGATATTAGAAGAATATAAAGATAAAATAATATTAAAAACAAAGAGCAATGCCGGTGTTAGTGCTGCTAGAAATGACGGTATATTGCTAGTTAGTGGGAAATATACTATCTGCGTAGATGCTGATGACTATGTGGAAAAAGATTATGCTTCAAGTGTTTATGATATCGCAGAAAAATTTGATGCCGACATAGTGATAACAGATATGTGTAAGGTCTATGGTCATAAAAAGCTCTTTTTGAAGGATTTTGAGACAAAAGAGGACGGCGTAATCGATAAAAACGAGTATCTAAAAAGGCTTTTAGCCTCAAGGCACAACAAAGTCTTGCATAATGCGGCAAACAAGGCGATTAGGACTAAAATTTTAAAAGAAAATTTATTTCCAGTTGGGATCACGCAAGCTGAAGATTTTCACACTGTAGTGAGAAATATTATCGCTTCAAAAACTCTTGTAAAGCTAAATAAGGCATTTTATTGCTATAAGATAGGAGACAACAACACTGCTGGTTTTGAAAAGCTAAAAGCTGTGATGGATCATAAATTTGTTTATGAAGACATAATCTCAATTTTAAAAAACAAAAATTTAACACTTGAAATGGTGCCTGATCTAGAGCTTAGAAAGATAAAAAGCGTCTATATGCCAGCTATTTCGGCGAGACCAAATCTAAAAAATAGTAGCTATGTAAAGGCACTTGATCTTTTTTATGAAGATATTGATAGCATCATAAACTCATCTGGTTTTTCAAAACTTAGACTAAAACAGAGAATTTTGCTTAAAGTGCTAAAAAATGTAAAATCGTACGAAAATGTATCAAAAATTTTAAAAATCTTTAATACAATAAATGGCTTTTTGTCAAATAAAAAAATGAAAGAATTTAAAGAGTAGAAGATGATAAATATACTTGAGCTTGAAAGCTCTCTTGGATTTGGCGGACAGGAACACCGTACTCAGCGTGTGATAAATGGACTAGATAAGAGCAAATTTAAGGTTTTTTATGGGCTAAATCCTGGCTCAAAAAGCTTTGAAAAGCAAATAGATTGCAAATTTGTAGAGTTTAATCTCAGAAAGTCTTTTAATATCTTTGAAATTTTTAAAATTTGCAAATTTGTAAAGAAAAATAATATAAAAATTATCTCGACCCACTCTGGCAAAGATGGTACCATTGGAGCTATTGTAGGTAAAATTTGCGGCGTTAGCGTGGTTCGCACTAGACATTTGCAGCTGCCTATAACATCGCCTTTGCCTTATAACCTAAGTACAAAAGTGGTAGGAGTTTGCGACTCGGTTTGCGCGGATCTTATAAAAAGAGGTGTGAAAAAAGAGAAGGTACTAAAAATCTACACTGGCATTGATACGCAAAAATACACGCCAGAATTTAAGATAAATATGAAAAAAGAATTTGGCCTAAGTGACGATGTGGTAGGTGTTTGTATCGTTGCAGTGCTAAGAGCTGCTAAAAATCATAAGCTCTTAATCGATGCATTTAGTGAACTAAATTTGCAAAATTCCGCCCTTTTTATCGTAGGTGATGGTCCACAAAATGACAACCTAAAAGAGTATATAAAAGATAAAAAAAATATCTTTATGCTTGGCAACAGAACCGATGTGAGCGACTTTTTTGGCTCGCTTGATATCTGTGTGTTGCCTTCAGATATGGAGGCTATCGGTGGAGCGTTGCTTGAAGCGTCTTCGTGCAAGTTAGCCACTATCGGAAGCGACGTGGGCGGTCTTGGCGAGGCAGTGAGTAATGGAAAGAGTGGATTTTTATTTCAAAATGGCGATAAAGAGGGGCTAAAAAAAGTGCTTGAAAGGCTTATTTTGGATGAAAATTTAAGAAAACAGATGGGTGAGTTTGGCAGAGAGTACGTAAAAGAAATTTTTAGTATAGAAAAAATGATAGAAAACACACAAAATTTATATATGGAACTTGCAAAATGAGTGTAACAGTTTTAATGTATCATCATGTGCTGAAAAAAAGTGGGTTTATTGCAAGTAGCGTAGATGATTTTAGAGATCAGATGAAATTCTTGGCTCAAAATGGCTACAAATCGCTAAGTTCGGCTGAGTTTGTGGCATATAAAAAAGGTGAGCTTAGTGTGCCTAAAAAGAGTGTATTTATCACATTTGATGATGGCTGGAAGGATAATTTTGTCTACGCATATCCTATTATCAAGGAATTTAATCTTAAAGCGACTATTTTTCTAGTTGCTGGCTGGGTAGAGCAGGCGAGTAGAAAAAGTGGCGAGTTTATAGAGCTAGATCATAACGAATACAAAAATGCTGCACCAACTAGACCTGAAGATGTCTTTTTAAACTACGAGGAAATAGTAAAGATGAAAGAGTGCTTTGACTTTCACTCGCATACTTATACGCATTTTGATGATTATTTTGGTATTTGTGAAATGAAAGAAAATTTTACAAAATGCAAAGAATTTATGTATAAAAATTTTGGCTTTGATGACAAGCTTCTTTGCTGGCCAAGAGGTAAATTTAATGATGAGCTAAAAAATGTGGCAAAAAGCGTTGGCTATGAGGTATTTTTTACAACAAAGCGTGGGATAAATAAACCCGATGGTGTGCTTGATGATATAAGGCGAATAGCGGTAAAAAAAGATGCAAGTTGGCTAAAAAAGACACTATTTATCTATCAAAATGACTTTTTAGGCTCACTATATTCAACACTAAAATCTTAGGAGAAATTTTTACTTTGTAAAAATTCTCTCATTTTTAGCAATATGTTTTTCGTAAAATCTTGAAATTTTGTATGAGAAATTTTTATTATATTTTTTAAAAAGAGAATTTATCCTATCTTTTTGCTTTCTCTGCATCTCTAAATTAGAGTTGTTAAGCTCCTCTGGATGAGAAAAGATATTACTAAAGTACATTTTTAGATCAGTGTTTTTTAGGATCGCTTCCCATTTATCGGCTCCGTAAAGGCCATTTTTGTAAAAATCAAGCAGAGCTTTTGCACTCTTTCTTGTTAGAATGTAGGCAGCCGTTCTATATATACTAGCGTATGAGTATGGTGAGATAAGATATAAATTTTCTTTTATTTTTTTGCCAAAAGCACGAAATCTACTATTTAATCCATCTTGCACACCGCATATCAAAATGCTATCACTACTTATATCTTTGCATAGCAAAAAGGCTTCATTTATTAGTTCGTCATTTCCAATAACATCATCCTCTAATATTAAAGTAAATTCCGCATCGCCTTGTAAAAAATCCTCATAAGCTTTTATGTGCGACATTGTACATGCTAGCTCACCTGGTGTCGCAATTAATGGCGGTATTTTAAATTTATAATCTTCATCACAAGATTTTAACAAGCAATCTATCATGGCGCTGTAATACTCATTGACGCTAAAATTTTTAGCATCAACTGCATCTATTATTTTAAATTCATCATATCTTTTAAATTGTCTTTGTAAATTTTGCCTTCGCTCTTCATCTCTTTTTAATGATATTACATAGATGGGATTATTCATTTTTTGCTCCAACTTTTGAGTCAAATTCTAACTTGACTTTATATGCAAGGCCTGCTAGATCAAGCTCTTTTTTGTTTATATGCTTTTGGGTGTTGATTAAATCGTTACTAGAATTTCTTTTATAAATTCCAGCGATTCGAGCTTCTTCATCAGCGTTTAAAATACAAAGAATGTCACATTTACTTATACGTAAAAGTGGGTTTGCGCTTACGTATATTACGACTTTTACGAATGGCATGATAAATTTAAAAAATGGTTTTAACTCATCTTGATGATCGCTTTTGATTTTTATCTTTGGACGAGCTATAAATAAATTTAGACTCATTACATCATCATCGATTACAGCGATTTGATAAGGTTTAAAGTTTTTAAATCCATTTTTTCTAATTTGTTTTGCAAGTGTACTTTTGCCACTGCCGTGAAGCCCAGTAAGAGCGATTAAGGCCTGTTTTTTATCTTTTAAAATTTCTTTACAAGCCTCATTTAATGCTTCAAGCATTATTTATAGCCTCTATTTCTAAAATTTGAATATAAATTTCCTAGTACCGGCGTAGAATAGATAAAAAGCTTCTTTTTAACTCTAAAAATGTAATCACTCTCGCTCTTCGCGTTGTTTGATATATCAATGCGTCTTATCTTAAATTTATCATCTCCTACGCAAAATCCACCATCTATCACACTAAAAGCAAAGTCATAATACTCTCTTACAACTTTTAGTGAAAGCTCGTTAAAGTGCCCTTTTGGAAAGCAAAAGCCAAATTCTTGTTTTTCAGGAAATAGCTCTTCTATCTTAGCTAGCGAGCTAGAAAATTCCTCTCTTAATTTTTCTTCATCGTTACTTTTGCAGGAAAAGTGGCTCGCTGTATGGCTATCAAACTCAAAAAGGCCACTCTCTTGCATCTGCCTGATCTCGTCTAAATTTAAAAAATACTCCGCATCTTTTTCGTAGTCTATTTCTTTATGTTTTTTAAATGCAAAGTCGTAATCTTGTCTTTTAAAATCTTTGATCTTATCTGTTATCAAAAAGCACACAGCTGGGATATTTAGCTCTTTTAAGATAGGAAATGCAAATTTATAATTATCAAAATATCCATCATCAAAAGTTAGTAAAATGCTCTTTCTTGAGGCTTTTACTCGGCCACTAGCTATATCTTTAAACTGGCTGTAGTTTATAAATTTATAGCCCTCATCTAGCGCCATAAGAAGTGCTTTTTTAAATAGCTCTGGTTTAATGGCAAAGTCATTTTCATTGTTATTGCAGTGATGCATCGTTAGCACGCAAACTGGGTAGTTCATTGTTGCTCCAGTAAATTTTTAATAGCCTCTTTTAGCGCTTTATGGCTAAAGTGTTCATCCACAAATTTAAAGGCGTTTTGTGAGTAAATTTTGGCTTTTTCAGGCTCATTTATCAGCTCCAAAATGCACTCTTTTAGCGAAATTTCATCTAAATTTTTAGCACAAAGCCCACGCTCTTTATCTTTAACTAGCACGTTCATCGGTGCGTTGTCATAGACCACGATAGGTACTTTTGAGCTCATTGCTTCAAGCAAAACTGTACCAAGCCCCTCAGAGTGCGATGCAAAGACGTAAATATCAAAGCCTTTTATGATATTTGCCGCGTCTTTTCTAAAACCAGTAAATATAATCTTATCTTTATTGCTAAAAATCGAGGCAATCTCATTTTTTGTGCTTTCACTGATATTTCCTGCAAAAACTATTGTGGCGTCCTTCTCTTTTAAAATCTCTTTTGCTGCATTTGCAAAGTCATAGACACCTTTCTTGCGGTAAAGCGAAGTAAATGTACCGATAACTAGCTCATCTTGAGATATATTAAACTCATCTCTAAAAGTACTTTTTGTAGCATCTATCACCTCCACATCAACTGTACTTGGCATAAAAACTAACCTATCTTTGCTAACGCCGATGCTTAGCAGGTACTCTTTGACACTATCTGAGATGTATAAAATTTTATCAAATAGTCTTTTGTGCATGAGTTTTGAAAGGAAGCCTTTTATAGGAAAAAGATTATGCCTTTCCTTGTAAAATTTAACGCCTTTACTTCGGTAAAATAGTCCAGCAATTGCCCCAACCCAGCTATCAGTCGAGCC includes the following:
- a CDS encoding glycosyltransferase family 2 protein: MSDVKISFVVPVFNKKEHIRDCLNSLISQDMDDIEIIVINDGSTDNTLEILEEYKDKIILKTKSNAGVSAARNDGILLVSGKYTICVDADDYVEKDYASSVYDIAEKFDADIVITDMCKVYGHKKLFLKDFETKEDGVIDKNEYLKRLLASRHNKVLHNAANKAIRTKILKENLFPVGITQAEDFHTVVRNIIASKTLVKLNKAFYCYKIGDNNTAGFEKLKAVMDHKFVYEDIISILKNKNLTLEMVPDLELRKIKSVYMPAISARPNLKNSSYVKALDLFYEDIDSIINSSGFSKLRLKQRILLKVLKNVKSYENVSKILKIFNTINGFLSNKKMKEFKE
- a CDS encoding glycosyltransferase family 25 protein is translated as MNNPIYVISLKRDEERRQNLQRQFKRYDEFKIIDAVDAKNFSVNEYYSAMIDCLLKSCDEDYKFKIPPLIATPGELACTMSHIKAYEDFLQGDAEFTLILEDDVIGNDELINEAFLLCKDISSDSILICGVQDGLNSRFRAFGKKIKENLYLISPYSYASIYRTAAYILTRKSAKALLDFYKNGLYGADKWEAILKNTDLKMYFSNIFSHPEELNNSNLEMQRKQKDRINSLFKKYNKNFSYKISRFYEKHIAKNERIFTK
- a CDS encoding O-antigen ligase family protein, which gives rise to MLFFFVARSVGVEKINFKFLFFALFAGFIAAFIPACIEKFTSNNPLALFELKSIGHVNHSAIFMLLVFCVALVSINSKEIFEKYIGISIAGICVLGIMIAGSRAAMYLLPIIIFTYLLFEILNKQIKIKFLLGLIIFFSVIAISYIYISTNITQDERLYSQITKGVTGSETRYPIFASAFYTWLEHPLFGIGSGEFKIIDITKYFPGNVEVHVSHAHNTFLTFLTEKGVVALLAYLVFQLLLFIKFIKNFRQNSIVFLALLMLMANNIISLANTTFHHENALLMLLFWALALSAIDKKATSKIS
- a CDS encoding polysaccharide deacetylase family protein, whose product is MSVTVLMYHHVLKKSGFIASSVDDFRDQMKFLAQNGYKSLSSAEFVAYKKGELSVPKKSVFITFDDGWKDNFVYAYPIIKEFNLKATIFLVAGWVEQASRKSGEFIELDHNEYKNAAPTRPEDVFLNYEEIVKMKECFDFHSHTYTHFDDYFGICEMKENFTKCKEFMYKNFGFDDKLLCWPRGKFNDELKNVAKSVGYEVFFTTKRGINKPDGVLDDIRRIAVKKDASWLKKTLFIYQNDFLGSLYSTLKS
- a CDS encoding glycosyltransferase gives rise to the protein MINILELESSLGFGGQEHRTQRVINGLDKSKFKVFYGLNPGSKSFEKQIDCKFVEFNLRKSFNIFEIFKICKFVKKNNIKIISTHSGKDGTIGAIVGKICGVSVVRTRHLQLPITSPLPYNLSTKVVGVCDSVCADLIKRGVKKEKVLKIYTGIDTQKYTPEFKINMKKEFGLSDDVVGVCIVAVLRAAKNHKLLIDAFSELNLQNSALFIVGDGPQNDNLKEYIKDKKNIFMLGNRTDVSDFFGSLDICVLPSDMEAIGGALLEASSCKLATIGSDVGGLGEAVSNGKSGFLFQNGDKEGLKKVLERLILDENLRKQMGEFGREYVKEIFSIEKMIENTQNLYMELAK
- a CDS encoding glycosyltransferase family 4 protein, translated to MNILHTQTLFNWGGEQNKTLNEMRFMREMGHNVILFCNPNSQIESIAKEEGFSVIAQEMNKKNFYKSVPALCEVISSNKIDIVITHGSTDSWVGAIAGLFYRSKGVKFYKERHNLFPIKGFLSKLMHKRLFDKILYISDSVKEYLLSIGVSKDRLVFMPSTVDVEVIDATKSTFRDEFNISQDELVIGTFTSLYRKKGVYDFANAAKEILKEKDATIVFAGNISESTKNEIASIFSNKDKIIFTGFRKDAANIIKGFDIYVFASHSEGLGTVLLEAMSSKVPIVVYDNAPMNVLVKDKERGLCAKNLDEISLKECILELINEPEKAKIYSQNAFKFVDEHFSHKALKEAIKNLLEQQ
- a CDS encoding polysaccharide deacetylase family protein, with product MNYPVCVLTMHHCNNNENDFAIKPELFKKALLMALDEGYKFINYSQFKDIASGRVKASRKSILLTFDDGYFDNYKFAFPILKELNIPAVCFLITDKIKDFKRQDYDFAFKKHKEIDYEKDAEYFLNLDEIRQMQESGLFEFDSHTASHFSCKSNDEEKLREEFSSSLAKIEELFPEKQEFGFCFPKGHFNELSLKVVREYYDFAFSVIDGGFCVGDDKFKIRRIDISNNAKSESDYIFRVKKKLFIYSTPVLGNLYSNFRNRGYK